In a single window of the Arachis hypogaea cultivar Tifrunner chromosome 6, arahy.Tifrunner.gnm2.J5K5, whole genome shotgun sequence genome:
- the LOC112754163 gene encoding flowering-promoting factor 1-like protein 2 → MSGVWVFNNGVFRLVENPQGGGSSDGRHGKRKVLVHLPSGEVVSSYTFLEQILIGLGWERYYDGDPDLYQFHKHSSIDLISLPKDFSKFNSINMYDIVIKNPNIFHVRDK, encoded by the coding sequence ATGTCTGGGGTTTGGGTGTTCAACAATGGTGTGTTCCGTTTGGTTGAGAACCCACAAGGAGGAGGCTCATCAGATGGGAGGCATGGAAAGAGGAAGGTGTTGGTGCACTTGCCAAGTGGTGAAGTTGTTTCTTCATACACCTTCCTTGAACAAATCTTGATTGGCTTGGGTTGGGAGAGGTACTATGATGGTGATCCTGACCTTTACCAATTCCACAAACACTCCTCCATTGACCTAATTTCACTCCCCAAGGACTTCTCTAAGTTCAACTCCATCAATATGTATGATATCGTCATCAAGAACCCTAATATCTTCCATGTTAGGGACAAGTGA